A window of the Candidatus Methylomirabilota bacterium genome harbors these coding sequences:
- a CDS encoding CHAT domain-containing protein has protein sequence MRALVITLLAFTLIALTAAWGQATPPARALRGDDMAASIDRATRAQERGAFDVAAERWLEVAGRYDREQNTGGHIHALAQLAHAYQSLGHYVKARDSLERALTLARPSSDQRQIASILRQLGSATMAMGLLERAGDALTEAQALAQAAGDPALEASVLNDLGNLLSRRKQYAEALQRYEASGGLAQRARRPSLAARALTNAAAAARQAGRLQTARARLDAADLEVRGVPDSYDKAYELVSIGLGYLDLRRSPADRDLTLRAARLFRNAIDVSNRIGAPRLGAYAWGSLGKLYEDDRRYEESLQATRQAALAAQQVNAPESLYRWQWQTGRLFARLGRQDAAISAYRRAVSTLQSIRSEITVSHGNDGASFRDSVGALYFELVDLLLQRSATAAAGDQQAYLIEARDRVESLKVAELRDYFGDDCVEAAISKVTRLDVVSPTAAVLYPIPLPDRLELLLHLPSGLMRVSVPVTNTALTEETRQFRRRLEKRTTREYLPHARQLYDWLIRPLETELGRFAIDTLIVVPDGPLRTIPMAALHDGRSFLISRFALATTPGLTLTDPRPLKRDNPRVLVAGLTQSAQGFPPLPNVGTEIEALRQLYRATALLNEEFRLGPFEKQLREEPVSIVHIASHAQFTGDVRATFLLAFDDKLTLDRLDQFIGLFRFRDEPLELLTLSACETAAGDDRAALGLAGIAVKAGARSALATLWHINDEASSALVAEFYRQLQTPATSRAAALQRAQLKLLDDPQYRHPSYWSPFLLISNWL, from the coding sequence GTGAGGGCGCTGGTCATCACGCTGCTGGCTTTCACCCTGATCGCCCTGACCGCCGCCTGGGGCCAAGCAACTCCTCCGGCGCGGGCGCTCAGGGGGGACGACATGGCGGCCTCCATCGACCGCGCCACGCGCGCGCAGGAGCGGGGCGCATTCGATGTGGCGGCCGAGAGGTGGCTCGAAGTGGCCGGGCGTTACGACCGCGAGCAGAACACCGGGGGCCACATCCACGCGCTCGCGCAGCTCGCGCACGCCTACCAGTCGCTGGGCCACTACGTCAAGGCGCGGGACAGTCTCGAGCGGGCCCTCACGCTCGCTCGGCCGTCCTCGGATCAGCGCCAGATCGCCTCGATCCTGCGCCAGCTCGGGAGCGCGACAATGGCGATGGGGCTTCTGGAGCGCGCTGGTGACGCGCTCACCGAGGCCCAGGCCCTGGCGCAGGCAGCCGGCGATCCCGCCCTGGAGGCCAGCGTTCTAAATGACCTCGGGAATCTTCTGTCGCGTCGAAAACAGTACGCGGAAGCGCTGCAGCGCTACGAGGCCAGTGGCGGGCTCGCTCAGCGGGCGCGTCGCCCCTCGCTCGCCGCCCGCGCCCTGACCAACGCGGCCGCCGCCGCCCGTCAGGCGGGACGACTCCAGACCGCACGGGCGCGCCTCGACGCCGCTGATCTCGAGGTCCGCGGCGTCCCCGATTCGTACGACAAGGCTTACGAACTGGTGAGTATCGGCCTCGGGTATCTGGACCTTCGCCGATCACCGGCGGATCGCGACCTGACGTTACGGGCGGCCCGGCTGTTCCGGAACGCGATCGACGTGAGCAATCGGATCGGCGCGCCCCGGCTGGGAGCCTACGCCTGGGGTTCGCTCGGGAAGCTCTACGAGGACGACCGCCGGTACGAGGAGTCGCTGCAGGCCACGCGGCAAGCCGCCCTGGCCGCCCAGCAGGTGAACGCGCCCGAGTCACTCTACCGCTGGCAGTGGCAGACGGGACGACTCTTCGCCCGGCTGGGCCGCCAGGACGCCGCGATCTCCGCGTACCGCCGCGCGGTCTCGACACTCCAGTCGATCCGGAGCGAGATCACCGTCAGTCACGGGAACGACGGGGCCTCCTTCCGCGACTCGGTCGGCGCGCTCTACTTCGAGCTGGTCGATCTCCTCCTCCAGCGCTCGGCCACGGCCGCGGCGGGGGACCAGCAGGCCTATCTCATCGAGGCGCGTGATCGGGTCGAATCACTCAAGGTGGCCGAGCTGCGCGATTACTTCGGGGATGACTGCGTGGAGGCCGCGATTTCGAAAGTCACGCGCCTCGACGTGGTCTCCCCCACGGCCGCGGTCCTCTACCCCATCCCGCTGCCCGATCGTCTCGAGCTCCTGCTCCATCTCCCGTCCGGCCTCATGCGCGTCTCCGTTCCCGTGACGAACACGGCGCTCACCGAGGAGACCCGGCAGTTCCGGCGGAGGCTGGAGAAGCGGACGACACGCGAGTACCTGCCGCACGCCCGGCAACTCTACGACTGGCTCATCCGACCGCTGGAGACGGAGCTCGGCCGCTTCGCCATCGATACCCTGATCGTGGTGCCGGACGGTCCGCTCCGGACGATCCCGATGGCCGCGCTCCACGACGGCCGCAGCTTTCTCATCAGTCGATTCGCGCTGGCCACCACCCCCGGCCTCACGTTGACGGATCCGCGACCGCTCAAACGGGACAACCCGAGAGTGCTGGTGGCCGGGCTGACCCAGAGCGCGCAAGGCTTCCCGCCGCTGCCCAACGTCGGGACGGAGATCGAGGCCCTCCGCCAGCTCTACCGGGCCACGGCGCTCCTGAACGAGGAGTTCCGGCTGGGGCCCTTCGAGAAGCAGCTCCGGGAGGAGCCGGTCTCGATCGTCCACATCGCCTCCCATGCTCAGTTCACTGGCGACGTCCGGGCCACGTTCCTGCTGGCCTTCGACGACAAGCTGACGCTCGATCGGCTCGACCAGTTCATCGGGCTCTTCCGCTTCCGTGACGAGCCGCTCGAGCTCCTGACCTTGAGCGCATGTGAGACGGCGGCCGGCGACGACCGGGCGGCGCTCGGGTTGGCCGGCATCGCCGTCAAGGCCGGCGCGCGAAGCGCCCTGGCCACGCTCTGGCACATCAACGACGAGGCCTCGTCGGCGTTGGTCGCCGAGTTCTATCGCCAGCTTCAGACGCCGGCCACCTCGCGGGCGGCGGCCCTGCAGCGCGCCCAGCTCAAGCTCCTCGACGATCCGCAATACCGGCACCCGAGCTACTGGTCCCCCTTCCTCTTGATCAGCAACTGGCTGTAA